One genomic window of Candidatus Nitrospira inopinata includes the following:
- a CDS encoding anti-sigma factor antagonist (This anti-anti-sigma factor, or anti-sigma factor antagonist, belongs to a family that includes characterized members SpoIIAA, RsbV, RsfA, and RsfB.), with translation MLGICDPVLAVCSMLLGGAAAYVVLSIAERMRATDQRLVKLQWLSIGAVAAGLEIWAIHFIGNLAFCPPTHTAQHSALAVFSVLSAGGAGAAAVYLISSHNGDPLRLVAGGLVMGGCMSVTHFTGLMALHRSMDLRWDWFLFALSIAIIVMLGVGVVALGAWNIAAGGWRVTEKASAMGLVLSGAHVIGMMPAYGLADIEVGAPPGIAVDLLAVVAVALSTLLAVIDRQVTKASNLARDSHARMIEAIEMVPQWFALFDADDRLVICNRKYREVVSRPGAEVKAGESFESIIRRLAERGDIPAAAGDVEAWVRMRLDRHRNPQEPYIHQRASGEWIQINERRTKDGGVIAIATDITALKRAEQAAEDAKARLADSLALVEAAKARMQEELNVGRDIQRSLLPNVFPERKDLELYALLEPALEIGGDLYDFFMIDDHRLCVVIGDVAGNGVPAALFMAMTKITVKTRAMSDPSPASIVTYVNDALSADNDSCMFVTLYLGILNLRDGVLLATNAGHNPPLLKRRNGRFEWMPDLDGPMVGPMAGIAFKESRIQLEPGDELFLYTDGVTEADNGRRELFGNDRLKTVLDRSGDISVVDRLQAVMKAVKAFAGDAPQADDITMLGFRFNGVVASEAGDGGFRRTMSNQLAEIPDLQTAFERYVAQWERARPLIPVLNMALDDLLNNVVQYAFPHDPTAHHAITVEGEVRDEHVVLTIADDGIPFNPLTVAPPDLSLLLHEREIGGLGIHLVRSMFDEVTYRRNVGRNILTLKKKLVPGASASPGHAESVVGGVVEVEKGLARSAQLTGRIVGNVETWRSGAAVIVVPRDRFDTNSAPAVERVITDHIERGERRIVLDLSRISYISSIGVRVIVKTVITLMRTGGHVALFGGNEHVRTVMRLSGSLMASLHVSTLEEALFKVQADR, from the coding sequence TTGCTCGGAATTTGCGACCCGGTGCTGGCCGTTTGCTCGATGCTGCTGGGCGGCGCGGCAGCCTACGTCGTTCTCAGCATCGCCGAGCGGATGCGCGCCACCGATCAGCGGCTGGTGAAGCTGCAATGGCTTTCGATCGGCGCCGTCGCCGCCGGGCTCGAAATATGGGCGATCCATTTCATCGGGAACCTGGCCTTTTGCCCTCCGACTCACACGGCTCAGCACTCGGCGCTCGCCGTGTTTTCCGTTCTGTCCGCAGGAGGGGCCGGAGCCGCGGCCGTCTATCTCATCAGTAGCCATAACGGGGACCCCCTTCGACTCGTGGCCGGCGGCCTGGTGATGGGCGGGTGCATGAGCGTCACCCATTTCACCGGTTTGATGGCGTTGCACCGGTCGATGGATCTTCGGTGGGATTGGTTCCTGTTCGCCCTCTCGATCGCGATCATCGTCATGCTCGGCGTCGGCGTCGTTGCGCTTGGGGCCTGGAACATTGCGGCAGGCGGCTGGCGGGTGACCGAAAAGGCCAGCGCGATGGGGTTGGTTCTTTCCGGGGCCCATGTCATCGGGATGATGCCGGCGTACGGTCTGGCCGATATCGAGGTCGGCGCCCCGCCGGGAATCGCGGTCGACTTGCTGGCCGTGGTCGCCGTGGCCCTCTCGACCCTTTTAGCCGTGATCGATCGACAAGTCACGAAAGCGTCGAACCTGGCTCGCGACAGCCATGCACGGATGATCGAGGCCATCGAAATGGTTCCGCAGTGGTTTGCGCTGTTCGACGCCGACGACCGGCTGGTGATCTGCAATCGCAAATATCGGGAGGTGGTCTCGCGACCAGGGGCCGAGGTGAAAGCGGGCGAGTCGTTCGAGTCGATCATCCGCCGCCTCGCCGAGCGGGGCGACATCCCCGCCGCCGCCGGGGACGTTGAAGCATGGGTGCGAATGCGCCTCGACCGGCATCGGAATCCCCAGGAGCCGTATATTCATCAACGAGCGAGCGGAGAATGGATCCAGATCAACGAAAGAAGGACGAAGGACGGCGGGGTCATCGCCATTGCAACGGACATCACGGCGTTGAAGCGGGCGGAACAGGCCGCCGAGGACGCCAAGGCGCGATTGGCCGACTCGTTGGCGCTGGTCGAGGCGGCCAAGGCCCGAATGCAAGAGGAGTTGAACGTCGGCCGGGACATTCAGAGAAGTCTCTTGCCGAACGTTTTCCCGGAGCGAAAGGATCTGGAACTCTACGCGCTTCTTGAGCCGGCCCTGGAAATCGGAGGCGACCTCTACGATTTCTTTATGATCGACGACCACCGGCTCTGCGTCGTGATCGGCGACGTGGCGGGTAACGGGGTGCCGGCCGCGTTGTTCATGGCGATGACCAAAATCACGGTGAAGACGCGGGCGATGTCCGATCCGTCGCCGGCCAGCATCGTCACCTATGTGAACGATGCGCTCAGCGCGGACAACGATTCCTGCATGTTCGTGACTCTGTATTTGGGCATTTTGAATCTCCGCGACGGCGTGCTGCTCGCGACGAACGCCGGGCACAATCCTCCTCTCCTGAAACGGCGGAACGGTCGGTTTGAGTGGATGCCCGATCTGGACGGGCCCATGGTGGGTCCCATGGCGGGCATTGCCTTCAAGGAGAGCAGGATTCAGTTGGAGCCCGGCGATGAGTTGTTCTTGTACACCGACGGGGTGACGGAAGCCGATAACGGCCGCCGCGAATTGTTCGGCAACGATCGGTTGAAAACGGTCCTCGACCGGTCCGGAGACATCTCGGTCGTCGATCGCCTTCAAGCGGTCATGAAAGCGGTCAAAGCCTTTGCCGGCGACGCTCCGCAGGCGGATGACATCACCATGTTGGGATTTCGATTCAACGGCGTGGTCGCGTCCGAAGCGGGGGACGGAGGGTTTCGTCGAACCATGTCCAACCAATTGGCCGAGATTCCCGATCTCCAGACCGCGTTCGAGCGGTACGTGGCTCAATGGGAACGGGCCAGGCCGCTGATTCCCGTTCTCAACATGGCGCTCGACGATCTGCTGAACAACGTGGTGCAGTACGCGTTCCCCCATGATCCGACGGCCCATCATGCGATCACGGTCGAGGGCGAAGTGCGCGACGAGCACGTCGTGCTCACCATTGCCGACGACGGCATCCCCTTTAACCCCTTGACGGTGGCTCCCCCCGATCTGTCGTTGCTGTTGCACGAACGTGAGATCGGCGGCTTGGGGATTCATTTGGTTCGCTCCATGTTCGACGAAGTGACGTACCGGCGCAACGTCGGGCGTAATATTCTGACGCTGAAAAAGAAGCTGGTGCCCGGAGCATCCGCTTCCCCCGGTCATGCCGAGTCGGTGGTGGGCGGCGTGGTCGAAGTTGAAAAGGGGCTTGCCCGATCCGCTCAATTGACGGGACGAATCGTGGGAAACGTCGAAACGTGGCGCTCAGGCGCCGCGGTCATTGTCGTGCCGAGGGACCGATTTGATACGAACAGCGCGCCGGCGGTCGAGCGCGTCATCACCGACCATATCGAGCGGGGCGAACGGAGGATCGTGCTCGATCTTTCCCGTATTTCATACATCTCCTCGATCGGGGTGCGAGTGATCGTCAAGACCGTCATAACACTGATGCGAACGGGCGGGCACGTCGCGCTTTTCGGGGGGAACGAGCATGTCCGCACGGTCATGCGATTAAGCGGCTCTCTGATGGCGAGCCTCCACGTCTCCACGCTTGAAGAAGCTCTGTTTAAGGTCCAAGCTGATCGCTGA
- a CDS encoding STAS domain-containing protein, which translates to MEQGTRHTLTVAVHENAGVTCVALQGSLSATTAEQGTQELKKIIDAGAKKVVVNLEGVDYISSGGIRVLMLAHKQLSNVHGEMKIAAARGMVKEALEASGFNLLNRVYGGSIQLCNTEEEAVAAFQG; encoded by the coding sequence ATGGAACAGGGAACCAGACATACATTGACGGTAGCCGTTCATGAAAACGCCGGGGTCACTTGTGTCGCGTTGCAGGGCAGCCTCTCCGCCACCACCGCCGAACAGGGAACTCAAGAATTAAAAAAGATCATCGATGCGGGCGCCAAGAAGGTGGTCGTCAATCTGGAAGGCGTCGACTATATCAGCAGCGGTGGGATACGGGTGCTCATGCTGGCGCACAAACAGCTCAGCAACGTGCATGGGGAGATGAAGATCGCGGCCGCGAGGGGGATGGTCAAAGAAGCCCTTGAAGCCAGCGGGTTTAATCTGCTGAATCGCGTGTACGGCGGCTCCATTCAACTGTGCAATACGGAAGAAGAGGCCGTGGCCGCCTTTCAAGGCTAG
- a CDS encoding aldo/keto reductase, giving the protein MHYVHLGRSGVRVSRLCLGTMNFGPQTSEAESFAIMDRALELGINFFDTADVYGWKVGEGWTEQIVGRWFKQGGGRRDKVVLATKVYGRMGDWPNQSRLSALHIKRACEESLRRLGTDSIDLYQMHHVDRESPWDEIWQAMEQLVREGKIVYVGSSNFAAWHLAQAQETAKSRHFLGLVSEQSLYNLLERTVELEVIPACQAYGIGLIPWSPLARGALAGALGPVTGGRRAGAEVKREIEQHRAKLEAYETFCRDLGEQPTAVALAWLLHQPAVTAPIIGPRTVEQLDSSMRALSLTLSSEHLKRLDEIFPGPGGPAPEAYAW; this is encoded by the coding sequence ATGCACTACGTCCATCTTGGGCGCTCGGGTGTGAGAGTGAGCCGACTCTGCCTGGGCACGATGAATTTCGGTCCCCAGACGAGCGAGGCCGAGAGTTTTGCGATCATGGATCGAGCCTTGGAGCTGGGCATCAATTTTTTCGACACGGCCGACGTGTACGGCTGGAAAGTGGGCGAAGGGTGGACGGAGCAGATTGTCGGCCGATGGTTCAAACAGGGTGGAGGGCGGCGGGACAAGGTCGTGCTGGCGACCAAGGTCTATGGCCGCATGGGCGATTGGCCCAACCAATCGCGCCTGTCGGCGTTGCACATCAAACGGGCTTGCGAGGAGAGTTTGCGGCGGTTGGGGACGGATTCTATCGATCTCTATCAGATGCATCACGTTGATCGGGAGTCACCATGGGATGAAATCTGGCAGGCGATGGAGCAGTTGGTGCGGGAAGGGAAGATTGTCTACGTCGGCAGCAGCAATTTCGCCGCCTGGCATCTGGCTCAGGCTCAGGAGACCGCAAAGAGCCGGCACTTCCTGGGGCTCGTCTCTGAGCAGAGTCTCTACAACTTGCTCGAACGGACGGTGGAGCTGGAGGTGATCCCGGCCTGTCAAGCCTATGGGATCGGCCTGATCCCTTGGAGCCCGCTGGCGAGGGGGGCGCTGGCTGGGGCCTTGGGACCGGTGACCGGTGGGCGTCGGGCCGGGGCGGAGGTCAAGCGAGAGATCGAGCAACATCGGGCGAAGCTGGAAGCCTATGAAACGTTCTGCCGTGATCTGGGTGAACAGCCGACGGCCGTGGCCTTGGCCTGGTTGCTCCATCAGCCGGCGGTCACGGCGCCGATTATCGGGCCGCGCACGGTCGAGCAGCTCGATAGCTCGATGCGAGCCCTCAGTCTCACGTTGAGCAGTGAGCATCTGAAACGGCTGGATGAGATCTTCCCGGGACCAGGCGGACCCGCTCCCGAAGCCTATGCCTGGTAG